The following coding sequences lie in one Peromyscus eremicus unplaced genomic scaffold, PerEre_H2_v1 PerEre#2#unplaced_58, whole genome shotgun sequence genomic window:
- the LOC131901230 gene encoding nitric oxide synthase-interacting protein-like, with translation MTRHGKNCIAGAVYTYHEKKRDAAASGYGTQNIRLSRDAVKDFDCCCLSLQPCHDPVFTPDGYLYEREAILEYILHQKKEIARQMKADEKQRAARREEQKQLQQAAAQDQVRGFLEKEAAIVSRPLNPFMPKAATLPNTDGEQPGPRVGPPGKDKNKALPSFWIPSLTPEAKATKLEKPSRTVTCPMSGKPLRMSDLMPVHFTQLDDSGDRVGLITHSERYVCAVTRDSLSNATPCAVLWPSGAVVTLECVEKLIQKDMVDPVNGDPLTERDIIVLQRGGTRFAGSGVKLQAELSRPVMQA, from the coding sequence ATGACACGGCATGGTAAGAACTGTATTGCAGGGGCTGTCTACACCTACCATGAGAAGAAGAGGGACGCAGCGGCCTCAGGCTATGGGACCCAGAACATCCGACTGAGCCGGGACGCCGTGAAGGACTTTGACTGCTGCTGTCTCTCACTGCAGCCCTGCCATGATCCTGTGTTCACCCCAGATGGCTACCTGTACGAACGGGAGGCGATCCTGGAGTACATCCTACACCAGAAGAAAGAGATTGCCCGGCAGATGAAGGCCGATGAGAAGCAGCGAGCAGCCCGGAGGGAAGAGCAGAAACAGCTTCAGCAAGCTGCAGCCCAGGACCAAGTTCGAGGCTTCCTGGAGAAGGAGGCAGCCATCGTGAGCCGGCCCCTCAACCCCTTCATGCCCAAAGCTGCCACCTTACCCAACACAGATGGTGAGCAGCCAGGGCCCAGGGTGGGTCCCCCAGGCAAGGACAAGAACAAAGCGCTGCCCAGCTTCTGGATTCCCTCACTGACGCCTGAGGCAAAGGCCACCAAGCTGGAAAAACCATCTCGCACTGTGACCTGCCCGATGTCTGGGAAGCCTCTACGCATGTCGGACCTGATGCCAGTGCACTTCACGCAGCTGGACGACTCTGGAGACCGCGTGGGACTCATCACACACAGTGAGCGCTACGTGTGTGCTGTGACCCGAGACAGCCTGAGCAATGCCACACCATGTGCAGTGCTGTGGCCCTCTGGGGCTGTGGTCACCCTGGAGTGTGTAGAGAAACTGATCCAGAAGGACATGGTGGACCCGGTGAACGGGGATCCGCTGACAGAACGTGATATCATCGTGCTGCAGCGCGGCGGTACCCGCTTCGCAGGCTCAGGAGTGAAGCTACAGGCAGAGCTGTCTCGGCCAGTGATGCAAGCCTGA